The Stenotrophomonas sp. ASS1 genome segment TTTGCCACGGAGGGTGTCCTTGGGGATGCTGTCTGCGAATTTGGACCGTCGGCGACCCTTGCCGCCAGCGGGTGGCCGGATCGTTCCGGCCTGAATCGGGGATTGCGGTACTACAAAACAAAACCGCGGCGCATCGCTGCGCCGCGGGGGATTCGTTGCTTAGCGACGCAGGCCAAGCTTCTCGATCAGGGCCTTGTAGCGCTCGACGTCCTTCTTCTTCAGGTAGTCGAGCAGGCTGCGACGGCGGTTGACCATCTGCAGCAGGCCGCGGCGGCTGTGGTGGTCCTTCTTGTGGGTCTTGAAGTGGCCGGTCAGCAGTTCGATGCGGGCGGTCAGCAGCGCAACCTGGACTTCCGGGGAGCCGGTATCAGCCGAGCTGCGCTTGTTGTCTTCAATGACCTTCTGGGTGTCGATCGACATTTCTTTTTCTCTGTGATGCGTGGCCGGCAGGAACGCGCTTCGCGCACCGCCAGGCTCGCCGTGGACTACGAGGATGAAACCTGCGCCAGGCAGGCTGCCGGAAAACGGCCGCGAAATTGTAACGGTCGGGGGCTTCCGGGACAAGGACCGGGGCTGAACCGCCCGGGCCCGGTCAGAGGTTGAAACGACGCTGCGGGGCCAGCAGGCCGCTCTCGTCGACCTGGCCCAGGCCCTGGACAGCGTCGTCCGGACCAAACACCGCCACCAGGCCACGCGGCCAGGACAGATCGCGCTGGCGCTGGCCGACGCAGAAGCGGTGGGCCTGGTCGGCATCGAGGTCGACCCGCGGGTATTCAGCCAGGCCGGCCGCCAGCGGCAGCAGCAGCGCGTCCATGCCGGCCTCGTCGCCCGCCTCGACCATCGCCCGCAGCTGGTCCAGGGTGACCATGGCAGGCTCGCGGAACGGCTCGACCCAGAGCCGGCGCAGCGCGCTGATGTGGGCGCCACAACCCAGGCTTTCGCCGAGGTCGCGGGCCAGGCTGCGGATATAGGTGCCGGAACCACAGGTCACGCGCAGCCGCAGCCGTTCCGGCTGCTGCTCCAGTACCTCGATGGCATGCACCTGCACCTCGCGTTCCGGCGCTTCGATGACGTCACCGCGGCGGGCCTTCACATACAGCGGCTCCCCACCCTGCTTCAGCGCCGAATAGATCGGGGCACGCTGGCGGATGTTGCCGGTCAGCGGCACCAGCGCCGCCTGCAGGGCCTCGGCACTGATCGCCGGCACCGGCCGCTGCAGCAGCACCTGGCCTTCGGAATCGTCAGTGTCGGTGGTCTGGCCCAGCATGATCTCGGCGTCGTAGGCCTTGGCCGAGCCGAGCAGCAGACCGGCAATCTTGGTCGCCTCGCCGAAGCACAGCGGCAACAGGCCGGTGGCCAGCGGATCGAGGCTGCCGGTATGGCCACCCTTTTCGGCACGGAACAGGCGACGGGCCACCTGCAGGGCGGCGTTGGAGCTCATGCCGGTCGACTTGTCGAGCAGCAGGATGCCATCCAGGCGGCGGAACTGAATTCGGGTCATGACAGGATTTTGTAGAGTCGAGCCATGCTCGACTGCTGCAGCGCGGTCTGCATCAGACATCGCGCAGCCGGAATGCAACAACGCCGGGCATGCCCGGCGTCGCGCGGTTATTCTTCGTCGCTCTCGCGACGCTTCTCAGCGGCCAACGTATCAGGCAGATCGCGCAGGATGTTGTCGATGTGCTCACCACGGTCGACCGAGTCGTCGTAGTGGAAATGCAGCTCCGGCACGTGGCGCAGCTTCATCGCACGGGCCAGGTCCATGCGCAGGCGATAGCCCAGCTCCTTCAGGCCGGCCACGGCTTCAGCCGAACGTTCCGGCATCAGCGCGGTGACAAATACCTTGGCATGAGCCATGTCGCGGGTGATTTCCACGTCGGACACGCTCACCGAGGGCAACCCGTGCTCGCGCACGGCGTTGTGCACCAGGGTGCCGAGTTCACGGCGCAGCTGGGCGGAGACACGGTCGGTTCGATGGAAAGTCTTGGGCACGCGGTCGGGCTCTCGATTCAAATGTGACCCGACCAAGGTCGGGTCCTACCAGGAGGAGCGGCCCGACCTTGATCGGGCCCCACCAGGGGGCGGACCGGCCCGTGAGGGCTGGTCCGTTGCAGCAATTACAGGGTGCGCGGCACTTCGATACGCTCGAAGCACTCGATCTGGTCACCCGGCTTGACGTCGTTGTAGGCCTTCACCGCGATACCGCACTCGGTACCGTTGCGGACTTCCTCGACGTTCTCCTTGAAGCGACGCAGCGATTCCAGCTCGCCCTCGAAGATCACCACGCTGTCGCGCAGCACGCGGATCGGCTTGTTGCGCTTGACCACGCCCTCGATGACCATCGAGCCGGCCACGGCGCCCAGCTTGGAGCTGCGGAAGACGTCGCGGACCTCGGCGATACCGATGATCTCTTCGCGGATCTCCACGCCCAGCAGACCGGAAGCCACCTGCTTCACCTGATCGATCACGTCATAGATGATCGAGAAGTAACGCAGATCGACGCCGTTGGATTCGATGATGCGACGGGCCGAAGCGTCCGCACGCACGTTGAAGCCGATGACGGTGGCCTTCGAAGCGGCCGCCGAGTTGGCGTCCGATTCGGTGATGCCGCCCACGCCGGAGTGGATCACGTTGATGCGGATGTCTTCGTTGGACAGCGCGACCAGTGCCTGGCTCAGGGCCTGCACCGAACCCTGCACGTCGGCCTTGATGACCAGGTTGAGGACCTGCTGGCCCTCGCCCTTGCCCAGGGTCGCCATGATGTCTTCCATGCGGCTGCCGGCGGTGGCGACCAGGCGCGATTCACGGCGCTTGGTCTCACGCTGCTGGGCAACGTCCTTGGCCAGGCGCTCGTCCTCGACGACCACGAAGTCATCACCCGCTTCCGGCACGCCGGACAGGCCCAGGACCTGCACCGGGATGGACGGGCCGGCGAACTCCGGCTGCTTGCCGGTTTCGTCGAACAGCGCACGCACGCGGCCGTACTGGATGCCGCACACCAGGTAGTCGCCCTTCTTCAGGCGGCCCTGCTGCACCAGCACGGTGGCGACCGGGCCACGGCCCTTGTCCAGCGACGATTCGATCACCACGCCCGAAGCGCGGCCTTCGTCGACGGCCTTCAGTTCCAGCAGTTCGGCCTGGATCGAGATGGCGTCCAGCAGGTCGTCGATGCCCAGGCCGGTCTTGGCCGAGATCTCCACCATCTGGGTGTCACCACCGAAGTCTTCGGCCACGACCTGCTCGGACAGCAGTTCGTTCTTGACCCGCATCGGGTCGGCGTCGGACTTGTCGATCTTGTTGATCGCCACGATCAGCGGCACACCCGCCGAACGGGCGTGCTGGATCGCTTCCTTGGTCTGCGGCATGACGCCGTCATCGGCGGCCACGACCAGCACCACGATGTCGGTCAGCTTGGCGCCGCGCGCACGCATCGAGGTGAATGCCGCGTGGCCCGGGGTATCCAGGAAGCTGATCACGCCCTTCGGCGTATCCACGTGGTAGGCACCGATGTGCTGGGTGATGCCGCCGGCTTCGCCGGTGGCGACCTTGGTGCGGCGGATGTAATCCAGCAGCGAGGTCTTGCCGTGGTCGACGTGGCCCATGATGGTGACCACCGGCGGACGCTGGGTGGCTTCGCCCTGGTTTTCACCGGTCGAGGCCAGAAGTGCGTCTTCGGCGTCGTTGTCGTTGGCACGGATCGCCTTGTGGCCGAGTTCTTCGGTCACCAGCGCGGCGGTGTCATGGTCGATGGACTGGGTGATGGTGGCCATCACGCCCATCTTGAACAGCGCCTTGACCACCTCACCGCCCTTCAGCGCGAGCTTCTGCGCCAGGTCGGCCACGGTGATCGTGTCGCCGATCGCCACTTCACGCACCACCGGCGCGGTCGGACGCTCGAAGGCGTGCGGACCTGCATTGTTGCCACCGCGCGACATGTCGCGACGGCCACCGGCCTGGTTACGCCCGCCCGGACGACCACGGGTGTTGCTGTTGTTGCTGTTGCCACGGCGCGCGCGGTCGGCAGCCGACAGGTGCATCTGGCCGGCGAAACGGTCGCCCGGGCCACGCTCGTTGCGCGGCGCGCTGCGGTTGTTGCGGTCGTCGTTGCGCGGCGGCGGCGGAGCGCTGCGCGGCGCAGCCGGAGCGGCGGCCGGAGCACGCGGCGGGCGCGGCGCGGTTTCATCGATAGGAGCGCGCTTGGGCTTGCTGGCAGCCAGCGCCTCGGCAGCCTTGGCGGCGGCCGCAGCTTCCTCGGCGGCCTTCTTCTCGGCCTCTGCGCGTTCCTTGGCCGCAACCTCTTCCTCACGGGCACGGACGATGGCTTCGTCGCGCAGACGATCCTTCTCGGCCAGGGCCTGCTGTTCGGCAAGGTTGCGCGCACGCGACTCTTCCAGCTTGCGCAGGATGTCGGCGCGCTCTTCGTCCGGGGTCATGGCGCGAGCACCATCCTTGACGTAGGTACGCTTCTGGCGCACCTCGACATTCACGGTCGTCTTGCTGCGACCGGAACTGACCGTCACTTCCTGCTGTTTCCGGCGGTTGAGCGTGATCTTCTTTGCAGACTGATCAGTTTCTTCCGGGGCCTGCTCGGGCTTGCCGTGCGAACGACGAAGGAAGCCCAGGAGCTTCACCTTCTCGGTGCTGGTCACGACCTGGTCGGGACCGCTGAACTTCATGCCGGCACCGGCCAGCTGTTCCAGCAGTTTTTCGACCGGCGTGTTGACCAGTTCGGCAAGCTTGCGGATGGTGGTTTGCTGCGACATTCGGATCCTATGATCTTGTGGGCGCCCCCCCGCATCTGGAGGTGGCGCGGATTCTACGCCCTGAGCGGCTCAGGGCCCTGTTCATTGCCGGCTCATTCGCCGCGTTCCAGTCGGGCGATCTCCTCGGCACGTGCGGCCAGGATCAGCGCAGCGGCGCGCGCCTGATCCAGCCCTTCGATGCCGAAGTCCATGACCTCGTCGGCGGCCAGGTCGGACAGGTCCTCACTGGTGCGCACGCCGTGGCCGGCCAGCGCATACGCGGTGGCTTCGTCCATGCCCTTCAGGGACAGCAGATCCTGCGCCGGCTGGCCGTCTTCAAGGCCTTCCTCGACTGCCAGGGCCTCATTGAGCAGCGCATCGCGGGCACGAGCGCGCAGCTCTTCGACGATGTCTTCGTCGAAACCTTCCACGGCCAGCAGTTCGCCGACCGGGACATATGCGATTTCCTCGACGGTGCCGAAGCCTTCGCTCACCAGGATGCCGGCGATTTCCTCGTCCACTTCCAGCTTGTCCATGAACAGCTGGCGGGCCGAAGCCTGCTCGGCCTCCGACTTGGCGGTGACCTGGTCCTGGGTCATCACGTTGAGCTGCCAGCCGGTCAGGCGGCTGGCCAGGCGCACGTTCTGGCCGCCCTTGCCGATCGCCTGGGCCAGGCGGTCTTCGGCAACGGCCAGGTCCATCGAGTGCTTGTCTTCATCGACGATGATCGACTGCACTTCGGCCGGCGCCATCGCGTTGATGACGAAGTTGGCCGGGTTGTCGTTCCACAGCACGATGTCCACGCGCTCGCCATTGAGCTCGTTGGACACGGCCTGCACGCGCGAACCGCGCATGCCGATGCAGGCACCGATCGGATCGGTGCGCTGGTCGTGGGCGAGCACGGCGATCTTGGCGCGGTCGCCCGGATCGCGGGCGCAGGCCTTGATTTCCACCAGGCCCTGGCCGACTTCCGGCACTTCCAGCTTGAACAGCTCGATCATGAATTCCGGGGCGGCGCGGCTGATGAACAGCTGCGGGCCACGCGGTTCCGAACGGACTTCGGCCAGGTAGCCGCGCACGCGGTCACCGGCGCGCAGCACGTCGCGCGGAATGCCCTTGTCCTTCGGGATGAAGCCTTCGGCGTTGCCACCGAGGTCGACATAGATGTTGCCGCGCTCGGCGCGCTTGACCACACCGGTGATCAGCTCACCCACGCGATCCTTCCATGCATCCACGACCTGCTGGCGCTCGGCTTCGCGCACGCGCTGGACGATGACCTGCTTGGCGGCCTGGGCGGCAATGCGGCCGAAGTCCGGGTTCTCGATCTGCTCTTCGATGTAGTCGCCGACGTCCACGCCTTCGGCTTCATCGACGGCGTCCATCAGGCGGATCTGGCGGTCCGGCGATTCCATGACCACGTCATCGGCCACCACTTCCCAGCGACGGAAGGTTTCGTAGCTGCCATCCTTATGGTCGATGACCACGCGGGTCAGCACTTCCTCGTCGGGATAGCGCTTCTTCGCTGCCGAGGCCAGGGCGGCCTCGATGGCATCGAAGATCACTTCACGCGGCACGCCCTTCTCGTTGGCGACCGCGTCGACTACCAGCAACAGTTCCTTGCTCATTGGCTCACTCCGCGCGCGGCTTCTTTGCCGCCGGCTCGTTGGAAGAAGAATTCGTGTTCGGCTTCGGACGCTTCGGTGCCGGACCGGTCGGCTTGCTCGGGGCCAGCCCCAGCGCCACCCAGTCGGGCATGATCCGTGCCTTGTCGATGTTGTCGGCCGACACCACCACTTCGGTCTTGTCGACGATGAAGGTGATGGTGCCTGCGGCCTCGTCGGTCGCTTCGATACGGCCCTGCAGGCGACGACGGTTGTCCTGCGGCAGCTTCAGCGTGACCTTGGCCGATTCACCCTGGTGGCGAGCGAACTGCTCCAGGTTGAACAGCGGGCGATCCACGCCCGGCGAGGACACTTCCAGCGTGTAATTGCCGCTGATCGGGTCTTCGACGTCCAGCTGCGCCGACACTTCGCGGCTGACCCGCTCGCAGTCGTCGACATTGATGATGCGCTCGGGCTGTTCAGCCAGCGGCACGTCGATGTAAAGGCGCAGGGTCGCACCGCCGGGGGCCGGCAGATACTCAACGCCCAGCAGCTCCAGGCCCAGCGACACAACGGTCGGGGCGAGCAGATTCGCGATGTCGGTTGCCTTGTCGCTCACAGCCTGCCTTGATCTCTTGGTTGGGTGCCGGCCTTGGCCGGCGTGAAAACATGACGCCCCGGAAACGACAAAGGGCCCGCTGGGCCCCTTTTCCGGAAAGACTCCGGTGACTGGATTCCGGTTGCAACCTGCAGTGCCTGCCGGTTGCGGCCCTCCTTCCGGGTCCGGACTCCCGCCGGGAGGCCGCCTTCAGGGGTACTGCTAGGCCGCTGATGATAGCGGCTGCACCGCGCTGGTGCAAGGTGCGGACCTGGGGTCAGCTCCCTTTCCCGCGGAAAAGGGAGCTGACCCCGATCACGCAGAAGCGACGCAGCCACCCAAAGAAAAACGCCTTCGAAGCAGGACTTCGAAGGCGATCTCTTCACTTGGTAGCGGGGGCAGGATTTGAACCTGCGACCTTCGGGTTATGAGCCCGACGAGCTGCCAGACTGCTCCACCCCGCATCAGAAGCGGAATTATGAGGCATAACTTCAAAACCTGCAAGCCTTCCCTCATTCATCAAACCGGTTGGCGCCGATCTGAAGTTGGTAGCGGGGGCAGGATTTGAACCTGCGACCTTCGGGTTATGAGCCCGACGAGCTGCCAGACTGCTCCACCCCGCACCGGAAGTGTTTGAACTGCTGCCCTGCTCTCTTTCGAGGAGGGCTACCGCAACGATGTTCTGGCTGAACCGCTGCAGTGACAACTCAGGCTGCGCATATTACACGAATCGCGCAGCTTTGTGTCAACTTTTATGCAAGATGCGCAAATGCCTGCTGGCACCAGACCATGATCGGGTTCCAGGCCAGGCCCAGCGCCAGCAGCGCCAGCGCGTTCACGCCCAGCACCAGGCCCAGCACGCGGTCGTTGCTGCGCGGCATGGCCTCGCCCACCGGCTCATCGAAGTACATGACCTTGATGACGCGCAGGTAGTAGAAGCAGCCGACCACGGCACACAGCACGCCGAGGATGGCCAGCCACAGCAGGCCCCCGTTGACGGCCGCGCCCAGCACCGCCAGCTTGGTCCAGAAGCCCAGGAACGGCGGAATGCCGGCCAGCGACGCCATGATGCACAGCACCAGGCCGGCCATCCACGGGTTGCGGGCATTGAGGCCCTTGAAGTCCTCGATGTTCTCGGCTTCGAAACCGGCACGCGACAGCGCGATGATCGCGCCGAAGGCGGCGGTGGACATGATGGCGTAGGCCAGTGCGTAGAACAGCGCGGCGGCATAGCCCTGCGCGCCACCACCGGCGATGCCCATCAGCAGGAAGCCGATGTGCGAGACGGTGGAGAATGCCAGCATGCGCTTGAGGTTGCTCTGCGCGATGGCCATCAGGTTGCCGATGACCAGCGAGACCGCGGCCAGGCCGGCGATCAGCAGCTGCAGTTCGGTCGACAGCGGACCCACGCCCATTTCCAGCAGGCGGTAGGCCATGCCGAAGGCGGCCAGCTTCGGCGCCGAGCTGATGAACAGTGCGATCGGTGCCGGGGCACCCTGGTACACGTCCGGCAGCCACATGTGGAACGGTGCGGCACCCAGCTTGAAGGCGACGCCGGCGATCATGAACACCGCACCGGTGATCAGCAGCACGCGCTCTTCCGAATGCGGGATGGCGTCACGGATGATGTCCAGGTGCAGGCTGCCGGTGGCGCCGTAGATCAGCGACATGCCGTACAGCAGCAGGCCCGAGGCCAGCGAACCCAGCACGATGTACTTCATCGCCGCTTCCGAGGCCAGACCGTTCTCACGGTTGCTGGCAACCAGTGCGTAGGAGCACAGCGCCAGCAGTTCCAGGCCCAGGTAGACCATCAGCAGGCTGCCGGCCGAGACCAGGATCATCATGCCGGCGGTGCCGAACAGGATCAGCACCGGGATCTCGCCCTGGAACAGGTTGCGGTCACGCAGGTAGCGCCAGCCGTAGACCAGGGTCAGGCCGCTGAGCAGCACGATCCCGGTCTTCATCACGTCCGCGGCGGTATCGCGCACGAACATGCCATGGAAGACCTCGCCCTGCC includes the following:
- the rbfA gene encoding 30S ribosome-binding factor RbfA, with the translated sequence MPKTFHRTDRVSAQLRRELGTLVHNAVREHGLPSVSVSDVEITRDMAHAKVFVTALMPERSAEAVAGLKELGYRLRMDLARAMKLRHVPELHFHYDDSVDRGEHIDNILRDLPDTLAAEKRRESDEE
- the infB gene encoding translation initiation factor IF-2; the encoded protein is MSQQTTIRKLAELVNTPVEKLLEQLAGAGMKFSGPDQVVTSTEKVKLLGFLRRSHGKPEQAPEETDQSAKKITLNRRKQQEVTVSSGRSKTTVNVEVRQKRTYVKDGARAMTPDEERADILRKLEESRARNLAEQQALAEKDRLRDEAIVRAREEEVAAKERAEAEKKAAEEAAAAAKAAEALAASKPKRAPIDETAPRPPRAPAAAPAAPRSAPPPPRNDDRNNRSAPRNERGPGDRFAGQMHLSAADRARRGNSNNSNTRGRPGGRNQAGGRRDMSRGGNNAGPHAFERPTAPVVREVAIGDTITVADLAQKLALKGGEVVKALFKMGVMATITQSIDHDTAALVTEELGHKAIRANDNDAEDALLASTGENQGEATQRPPVVTIMGHVDHGKTSLLDYIRRTKVATGEAGGITQHIGAYHVDTPKGVISFLDTPGHAAFTSMRARGAKLTDIVVLVVAADDGVMPQTKEAIQHARSAGVPLIVAINKIDKSDADPMRVKNELLSEQVVAEDFGGDTQMVEISAKTGLGIDDLLDAISIQAELLELKAVDEGRASGVVIESSLDKGRGPVATVLVQQGRLKKGDYLVCGIQYGRVRALFDETGKQPEFAGPSIPVQVLGLSGVPEAGDDFVVVEDERLAKDVAQQRETKRRESRLVATAGSRMEDIMATLGKGEGQQVLNLVIKADVQGSVQALSQALVALSNEDIRINVIHSGVGGITESDANSAAASKATVIGFNVRADASARRIIESNGVDLRYFSIIYDVIDQVKQVASGLLGVEIREEIIGIAEVRDVFRSSKLGAVAGSMVIEGVVKRNKPIRVLRDSVVIFEGELESLRRFKENVEEVRNGTECGIAVKAYNDVKPGDQIECFERIEVPRTL
- the nuoN gene encoding NADH-quinone oxidoreductase subunit NuoN, coding for MTTSPLLPLTAADLPPLAPELVLIGSAFALMILDLFVSNRNKIVTHLFSLAALAVVLFMLATGVGGQGEVFHGMFVRDTAADVMKTGIVLLSGLTLVYGWRYLRDRNLFQGEIPVLILFGTAGMMILVSAGSLLMVYLGLELLALCSYALVASNRENGLASEAAMKYIVLGSLASGLLLYGMSLIYGATGSLHLDIIRDAIPHSEERVLLITGAVFMIAGVAFKLGAAPFHMWLPDVYQGAPAPIALFISSAPKLAAFGMAYRLLEMGVGPLSTELQLLIAGLAAVSLVIGNLMAIAQSNLKRMLAFSTVSHIGFLLMGIAGGGAQGYAAALFYALAYAIMSTAAFGAIIALSRAGFEAENIEDFKGLNARNPWMAGLVLCIMASLAGIPPFLGFWTKLAVLGAAVNGGLLWLAILGVLCAVVGCFYYLRVIKVMYFDEPVGEAMPRSNDRVLGLVLGVNALALLALGLAWNPIMVWCQQAFAHLA
- the rimP gene encoding ribosome maturation factor RimP; translation: MSDKATDIANLLAPTVVSLGLELLGVEYLPAPGGATLRLYIDVPLAEQPERIINVDDCERVSREVSAQLDVEDPISGNYTLEVSSPGVDRPLFNLEQFARHQGESAKVTLKLPQDNRRRLQGRIEATDEAAGTITFIVDKTEVVVSADNIDKARIMPDWVALGLAPSKPTGPAPKRPKPNTNSSSNEPAAKKPRAE
- the nusA gene encoding transcription termination factor NusA, with the translated sequence MSKELLLVVDAVANEKGVPREVIFDAIEAALASAAKKRYPDEEVLTRVVIDHKDGSYETFRRWEVVADDVVMESPDRQIRLMDAVDEAEGVDVGDYIEEQIENPDFGRIAAQAAKQVIVQRVREAERQQVVDAWKDRVGELITGVVKRAERGNIYVDLGGNAEGFIPKDKGIPRDVLRAGDRVRGYLAEVRSEPRGPQLFISRAAPEFMIELFKLEVPEVGQGLVEIKACARDPGDRAKIAVLAHDQRTDPIGACIGMRGSRVQAVSNELNGERVDIVLWNDNPANFVINAMAPAEVQSIIVDEDKHSMDLAVAEDRLAQAIGKGGQNVRLASRLTGWQLNVMTQDQVTAKSEAEQASARQLFMDKLEVDEEIAGILVSEGFGTVEEIAYVPVGELLAVEGFDEDIVEELRARARDALLNEALAVEEGLEDGQPAQDLLSLKGMDEATAYALAGHGVRTSEDLSDLAADEVMDFGIEGLDQARAAALILAARAEEIARLERGE
- the truB gene encoding tRNA pseudouridine(55) synthase TruB; this translates as MTRIQFRRLDGILLLDKSTGMSSNAALQVARRLFRAEKGGHTGSLDPLATGLLPLCFGEATKIAGLLLGSAKAYDAEIMLGQTTDTDDSEGQVLLQRPVPAISAEALQAALVPLTGNIRQRAPIYSALKQGGEPLYVKARRGDVIEAPEREVQVHAIEVLEQQPERLRLRVTCGSGTYIRSLARDLGESLGCGAHISALRRLWVEPFREPAMVTLDQLRAMVEAGDEAGMDALLLPLAAGLAEYPRVDLDADQAHRFCVGQRQRDLSWPRGLVAVFGPDDAVQGLGQVDESGLLAPQRRFNL
- the rpsO gene encoding 30S ribosomal protein S15, which produces MSIDTQKVIEDNKRSSADTGSPEVQVALLTARIELLTGHFKTHKKDHHSRRGLLQMVNRRRSLLDYLKKKDVERYKALIEKLGLRR